The Peromyscus eremicus chromosome 2, PerEre_H2_v1, whole genome shotgun sequence genome includes the window gaaaacaacaacaacaacaacaacaacaaaggcaaaaggtaggctACGAATAAATACATTGAAATTTCCCAGAGATGTAGTTTTAGTCTTTGGACAAGTAGAATGATGAATCTTTACATTGCCATGACTTATTGTTAAAATCACACAAAACACTATTTTTATGTAGTTCTATTGACTAAACTACTAAAAGATTTCTGAAAATAAATGTTGTTTATTTAGGTACCTAGTTTATATAGTTTGAAACAATGATTTCTCACTGTGGGTGTTTTTCTATTGGGAAATGTTAGGTAATTTTAAaggtattattttctttttttctttttcaagacaggatttctctgtgtaacagccctggctgttctgaaactcactttataaaccaggctggcgtcgaactgacagagatctacctgcttctgcctcccaagtgttggaatcaaaggcatgtgacATCACCAACtggttgtattattttttttaatagacttagaggggaaactgctgttttctcacagataaaaggcagagatccttctAAACATCCTTCAATGAATAGTATAGGCCTCTAACTGTTAGCATTGTCAAGAACAGTTATCTGGTTACATGTAGtgcagaagaaattttaaaatgttgtagTCACGGTGTTACCCAAGATAGAGAATTACGGTATGAAACAATTCAATAGAAAAGAattatagcttttttttaaaggacacaaGTCaggaatcccagaactcagggaacCAAGGATAGATGATTAAGTGTAAGACAAGCTTGGGCCataaaatgagttccagagcAACATAAAGTACATAGTGAAATCTTTCTTGAAAACTCAAGGACTTAGGATCATCGACATGCTCATGGTTAGAGAGCTCTCTTAGCATGCTCAAGGCTCTGTGCTTGGTACCCAACAATTCAGGGGGGAGggggaatagaaaaataaatgatacaaAGTAAGCTAAGTTTTCATTCCAGAAGCTCTTAGCTATGTTCATATCCTGTGTGAATTTAAATATAGTAATtggtaaatgaatgaataaatgaatgggcATATCATTAGTGAGAGGAAACACTGTGTACTTGCATACATGAGACAATAGAAAATGAAGAACATAATAGTCAGTCAAATGTCAAGTAACCGATGTGAAATAGTCATTCGAAACCAATCTTCATTATACTTAGGATTTCTGTTTCAAACATTGCTTAACACTAGGATTCAGTATTTTAGGCATTTTAACTTTTTCAATAGCACAGCACaaattttactctctctctcctcttttacaTAAACTGGCTTATTCCACAGTGCTCCCTGACAGGATTAAGACTGTAAGTATAAAGTTTCATCCACCTGGAACTACTTTTCTGTTCACCctcattcttttaaatattttaacatgtcTCCTACTCTGTAGAGAAAGCTCTCATCAGTCCTGTACCAATCTCATTTTCAAGTTATTCTTCTACCCTTGTGGCTACTTATGTGCAGTACTTCCTATAGTGACTTAGTTACtgtccattgctgtgataaggcACTGTGAACAACTTATAggagaaaacattgaattgggagCTTATGTTCCAGAGGATTACAGTACACAGTGGTGGAGCAAATTCGGAAGAGCAGGCACAGGGAGaatttacatcttgatccacaagtagaaacagagacagagagagaaaaagagagagagagacagagtcagaaagacagaaatagagagatgcaaacacacacacactcacacacacacacacacacacacacacacacacacagagagagagagagagagagagagagagagagagagagagagagagagagagagagagagagagattagggaTGATGAGGAttctctgaaacttcaaagcccatccaCAATGATATACCTTCTCAAGTAAGGCCACACTCCTAGTCCTTCCCATCAGTTCCATCAACTggaaaccaagtattcaaatatatgagcccatgggagtCATTCTCATTCGAACCACCACACGCAGTATAGAATGGTGTTTCTCAAAGTAAGTGTACGCACACATTTTCTATAGCACCCATGTGAGTTTTCAGAAAGCGAAATTTCCATACAAAGCATAAGTAAGAAAGGTCCCAGAATGTCACAGACATCTCAATTGTACTTACTATTACTGACACACTGAAGTTTCCATTttgatggtttaaaaaaaaaaactttactaaATACTAATCTTCATGTAGTAGAGAAGCTAGCTGTCTAACAAGAATTTCACTTGTTCTGGTAATAGAATTCCTAATGAAAGGTGCTGTGTGCATCCCCACTCCAGTAGATGAGGTCAGGAGATGTGAGCTTATGGAAATAACACCATCCCTTGCTTGAACTGCAGAACAGAATACTTCTTTTTGCTATATACATCCAGAAATGAATTTTCATGGAGTGATTGGACCATGAACATTATGACCTcatcactgtgttttctattgatGAGGTTGTATGTTACTGTGATACTGTCAGATGATAGAAACTGTAGAAGGCAGAATCTCTTTGCTGAAACATAATCATTGAAGTTGGGCTTTTGAAGAATGTATCGTATCCTCCAACCCTTGCTTTTTGGCTCCCTGTCTCTGTTTTCCAGCTGGCAAGATGTGAACGGTTTTCTGCCATCACACACTCTTAGCTATGGTCTTCTGTCTTCTAGAGTCTAAAACAGTAATATCATCTACCCATGACTATGAGTTAATATCCTCAAAATTATTAGTCAAAACATATACTTCTTTTTTAGTTgcttttttgacattttattgCAGTGATAGAAAGATGACTCATGCAGAAGGAGAGGGATCTGAAGACAGATTCTTCCTCCCTTATAAATGATACtcaaagaaaaaatgtatttggttttcatgtttgtttcttcttactATTTAAAGCTAACTCCCAAAGTTCATAATTTTTTGCTTCAGGCAATGGAACAGTGAGATAATCTGAAAAGACAGACATTACAAATGCTTATTTATAGCTTATGAGTAATCAACTAGTGTAATCAGTAGATGCGTGAAATCGGCACTGATGTACATCAGTCCCTAACCTCTGCATGATATTTTTgtacaaaaaaagaatttgtgcAGCTTCAGATCTATAAATAGTCAgtgcaaaatatttttaaagtttatttactCTTTAAGGGAATGTATTTGTGAGAACAAAAGTTCTCCTGATTAAAATTAGTTTGAAATTATAATAAGCATTTCTAATATTAAAAAGTGTTAGGATCCAAATTTAGTGAATATTAACAAGGTATGTCAGAATTCACTttagtatatttaaattttattctagtCAGTTAAATAACCAAACTAAGATAGATTTTTACTTTATAGAgatgacatttatttttaattaataaattgtCTAGCTACTGTCTGATTTTTAGAATTTCTTTAGTAATATGGATCACGAAGGAATCTCTATTTTCACAGaaaatatagaatttttttttttaattttttttttttggttttttgagacagggtttctctgtgtagctttgcacctttcctaaaactcacttggtagtctaggctggcctcgaactcacagagatccgcctggctctgcctcccgagtgctgggattaaaggcgtgcgccaccaccgcccggcagaaatgTTTTATTCCACATCAGTGCCATGAatccagaggaagaggaggactaTTCTATTTCCAATGGACAGCAAAGTTATGCTgaaaattttttaatgaataagaaatgaaattaaattatgGCCATTTCCTTCTGTGTAAAATCCAAAGTATGATATTATGCATGGTTAGAAGTTAGCATTACCAAAAAGTGACTACTTTGGAATTATGTTACCCAAATATATgataaacatatttataaataagttTCCTCAGGAAGCCGAAGTGACCTGGAATTACAAAGAGGCCATGTCAACTGGGGAAAGGTGAACAAGTTTGAAAAGAGTCATAGTCTAAAGAGGTAAGCAGTGTCACTGAAAGGTCACTTGAATGTACTGTGTCCTGTGAACCAAAGGTACAAGCTTTAAAGGAAATACAAATGTCTACCTCACTATCAGGTCTAGGACATGTTTTAATTAAAGGTTATTAGTATTGTTATTAATGTATAACTTAAGCTTTATCATAAGTATTAATTAATTGGAAGAAGCATGATACAAAGAACATTTAGCATTATTTGTGTAGTTTCAGAAATCAACTTTGTGTCTTGGAAGAAGTCCCCTGAGCATAAGGAAAACtagtataaatttaaaagaaataaagtgaaaagaaagaagcaaaaactTTCCTTATAGTTTAAACAACTAagtatttttacctttctttaattACTCTCTAGTAATAAATAAAGAAGTCaacctcaaaagaaaaacataactcCAATTGAATTATTACTCTATATTTACATATACTGTTAAAAATGacaaccatcagaaaacattgtTATATTGAAGTTTCTCATTTTGACGAAATGCATGAATCATTACACTAACTGAGGGTAACTTTTTATGTATTCTGAAATAGGACTTAAGAATCTGATTCAATAGAGTAAGAATTAAAAAACCAGAAACAGTAACTAACCAAGATCAGAATATGACCTACATGCAAAATTCAGATTAAAATTAAGTTTGTGCTCCAACTTCTGAACAACCACAGTTACTCCATGCTCTCTGGTTTTAAGGCAAGAtttgatgtattttaaaataatgtctctTTTTATATGAATTGGaaaaacatataaattatatctTAATTCTGTATGTCAAAAACAGAATTTTATAAAAACTTCATAGTAGAAGATGTTTTCACTGGAAAAATACTGTCTGTGCAAATAGACATATGAAATTGATATGGAATTCTTGAGGTAAAATATTCACACATAGACAAAACACCCTGACTAGTTCTGCAATGCCTGACTTGAAATTGATCTGTGGAATGTTTCCATCATGCTAATAATTTTGTTGAAGACAGACAGTGAAACTTGGCCAAATACATGTTCTCTACAACTCAGTGAGAATGTGGTCAAACAATATTGACCTAAAAAGCCTCTTGCTTCTTAAACATACAAATCCATAAGGACTGCTAGGAAACTCTCTTATTCACCAGGATATCTAGGTTTCTAGTCAGTATAAGAACATCTCCTTGCCTGATGAATGCTGAGAGggccaggcaaatatcatgacagCCTGCCATAACAGttcagttaagaactaggcctcagtCCCTGCTTTTTGGAACTGAGCAaacagtttctgaggaagagcTATGAACAAAGGTCAATCAATCTACAACAAAGGCAAGGAGGCCTGGTGACCTAAGCATAAACAACTCAAGatgataaccaaataaggacaaatcCTTGGACTTGTCCAAGTCTGCCCCCAAATGGAAAACTGTAACCCTCACCAGCCCCTGACTAGTCCTGGTCAATTAGAATATACTGATATGATTGTCTCTTGCTTGAGCCAATCATATATAAAATGACCTAAGTGCCCTAGGAATACCCCTTCTACTGTGCTTAAAAGGAACCCACACATCCCTCTTGGGGTTCTCACCATCTTGTCTTTGTGTGGAATGGCAGGCCCTAGCATGCGGGAACGATAaacgctcttgttgattgcatatgtggatggtggtcttttgtgggacttctccaggaccctaacaaaGGCAAGTATCAAAGAAACCTTTCATTGGGAAGTGAAGGGAAAGACCTTCTGTGGACCAAGACATGGGCTGTGGTTTGGAGGATAGAAACATTGGTGTAGGTGTAAGCATCAGTTTTGATCAAAAGGCTATCCAGCTTGGAAAACAGAACGGCATATTGCCGTAAGGTAGTCTATTGGTGTAGAGACTGGCAGTGGTTTGTGGAATAAAGGGGCACAGCAGACTCTGTGGGCTGGAAGGACAAGGGAAATTCAGGGAAAAGTCAAAAATGCATGCATACAAATCCAGAATACAAATTCTTTCCATTCCAATCTTTGCTGGGTGTTTATTAGGAATCTTCTTTCTAGGAAACTGAAGATTTCTTCACCTACTCCAACTCATTCAACACTCTCTTTGCATTCCATCGATGCCACATGGTTAATTATTCATTCCTAGAGGTTTAACACAATTTGTGTCAATGACTCATAATTACCACCCTTTGTTTAAATCTCTCACTTATTTTGGGGTCTATATTTGTGAGATTTTAGTAGTACATATGCTCAAGTATCCTTCAGCATATAAGCTATCCTTAATAAAAAATGCCCAATTCTGGACTCATAGTTTTAGACCAAAACATTTTTCCTTCTGAAAAATCCTCTCTCCTACTGACTTGAAAAATCATCAGCAGAGAATCAGCTCAGAAATGTGGGACTTGTTCttgattctttcttatttttgttaatgGATTATCAGACTACTTCCTTAACTTTTAGCATGATTACCTCTTTTCCCACTGCCAACTCCATAAAATCGACTTTCATCACATACCCACAGTCTTTTTTTAACTACACTAACCTACCCACCAGCATGCTCCCTGAACTTTTCTCATACTGACATTTCAGCATGTTCTCCCCAGCTTAAACTTTTCAGTTCATTCTTGTACTTGCAGCATCAAAATGCTCAATGATAATATTTCTCATTTAATCATAAAAAGTCTCATTTTAAGGAAAGAACTTGCATTAGGATGTTGAAATTTTCTTAGCACTACTAACTTTTAGCCAACTTCTAAAttctattttagattttaaaaatgcatggaGAAGATAAAAAGATTATTCTAAAGAAGATGGTTCATGATTATTCATTATTTAagacaaaaattttaaacatgGGTGAAATAATAACTCAGGCTTAACCAATATAATGcttttctactctaaagagaaagacaaatgctTATACAGTGTGTGTTTTACATTGTAAGAACCTGTTATTATGTCCATGGTCAATTCACTGCACATCAGGGACAagtctagtgtttttttttttttttttttttgttttgttttttttaaataaacctttGATTTGAAAATAAGTAAGAAATCAAGATATAAGTAATCAATTTACTTGAAGTTATGTTTTACCCAAGTCCACAAAAAATAGGCATGGTACTTGAAGATGAAGTTGGGTATGCAGCTTGGAAAGTGTGGCTTTAATCAACATTACTATGGAACAACTGGATGTCTTGCCTTGCCTGGATTTCTAGTGGTCAGGGTTAAGAAAAGGTGGTTAATTTCAGGTACTTGACCTGAAAAGCAAGGTTATTATTTAAATTGTAAAGCATCTGTTTAATATGAAAGTCTTTCcacataggcaaaaaaaaaaaaagttaataaactaAGTTCCACCTAAATGAACAAAGTTTTTAGCATGGATTTGGATATAAAGTCTGATCTAATCTGCCTTGGAGATGATCCTCAGGGAAACATCAAGAAGAGACACAGGTATGACTGAGAATGAGAAACAATCCCATTAGAGGTGGCATTTAACTCTGCTTCTCAATGCACAGGAATCTGAGATTGTCATTTTTGTCCCTTGGTTTTGTTAAGTTAAGACACTGAAGTTGGAGTTATATTCCTTTCTTTGGTCCAAGTTTTTAAAGATACTGATCAGCTGAGTGGTGATGGAAAGCAGGACTCCAGAGAATTAGCTACAATTAAGTTGAAAGAGAATCAGAGTTAAAATTGACTTTATAttcataattatatttataaaaagtaATAACCAAATGTGTTTCTACAAGGTCATGTTAGTTTCACAGTAATGAGGATACAGGCAATAGATTGACCCTGAATTACCTGAATGTGGCTATGAAGTAAGAATTTTTTATTACAATACTTCATAAAGAAGCAAATAGAAAACTCTAATATTAGGGTAAGTATGGGGATGTATATATTAAGGAAACCAACTGAGCACCTGGAAAACAGACTAGATTGTTGAAAAATATCTTTCTTTACAGTAGAGAAAATGAACAATGAAGATGTAAATAAAAACTAgcattttgcatatatatttggaGATTTATACCAGAtattatataaaatcattttatttttcaaaactgtaCTTCAGACTTCACTCACATATTAATGAATACCATAGCTTCCcagtgtttctattttgttgttgtttcttactGTATAACCCAAGATGTGTTCAGATCCTCCATCGTGGTATCTTAGTCTCTAGGCCAGGAGTTACTGCTGTGTTCCACTATTCCTCCCAGTAAACATTTTCTTGAATTGATCAAATTTGATAGGACAATACTCTTCATGCTTGTCTCACTTGTTTATTCAGCACTTTTGTTTCTTTAGCATGCTCTTTTGGCTTTATTGTTGTGAACATGACGAGACAACATAATAAACGAAAATATCTCATCTAGATAGGGATGATGGTTAGTTACAAAAGCACTGCACAGAATTCAAGGATCTGTAGAAGGCAAGCATTTTTAAGCCAATCATAAAGGCCTCTCTGTGTAGGTTAAATTTACAACAATCAAGGGGACAAATAAATAGCAAGCCTCTGAAAGAGGAGCATTTCTGCCATGCACAAGGCATGTCCAGGCTGCCAGTGGGACCAGAGGTATGCACGAGGCACAGGACTAGGGAAAGAATTGAAGAGGTGACTGTATAGAGGTTCACAGGGTACATGACAGAGTATAAACGTTTCTGCATTGCATTCCTGGGGGGATTAAAACAGGTTGGTGACATAATTcatgtttataaataaaacatttccccAGAGTGAAAAACTCACAGCTAGCAGAGCCTTTCCTTGGGCCCCTGGTATACAATGGTTACTACACAAGAAGGTATTAGTATgggctaagataaagacagagtTTGATATCAGCTATGAGACTGCATTTGAAATATAGGTCAAAGGAAGTGATTGAAGGTTTTATTTCAAAAGCTGCATATATAAAAAGCTGGGATTCTAATGATAGTTACAGAGAAGTTACAAAATAGACAAGATGTGGGAAAATGAAGTTATACTTGAAGATAGATGTTGAATAATCAAGAATGTGTATAATAATCAAGAAAGTATATAATCAGTTTGAAATATGAATATGTTCATGATAAGAAATATAAATGAGACAAACACTGGTGGGTTGATTGTAATTTCTTACATGGGAAAACataatattttgggtttttttgtctgTTCAATAATCACAaatgttttcttctcatttttattccaCCTCACATGATAACATCTTTACTTAGCAAAAATTCAGTATTGCTCCTCTCGCATGAAACATAAGGTGAACACTAGGGTGCACAGAGTATGCATAATATACACCATTCCCAACCATTTAGTAAAAAGTGAGTTGAGATCCTTTCTAGTCCGGAAAATATATTTCTCTATACCATTATTTAACTTTTCTGcccaaataaaaattgtaaataaagaaagtgaattatcctttcagaaaaaaaaaaaaaccttatatgCAAGGTCAAGAAACTTAGCCTATGTTTTGTGGAAGTTATGCACTATTTCAAGTCAAATAAACTTAAGTTGGAAGCAAATATTGTATTTGCCTGTCTCAGAATTGGTTGACGTTGTAAATATCACAAACAATTTTAATCACAAGTTGACATATTTGTTGAGATAATAATAgctacatgtaaaagaatgcGATTTGAACGATAAATTTCAAACACTGTAACTGGTTAAGGAAGCAATAAATAGTATGGAGCTGCTGACTGCTAACAAATTCATGCATACAGGCAATATGGATAGACTAAAGGGAAATCTGCAACTGAGCATAGCTTACCAAGAGGCTGGCCTGCGATGACCCTGGCATTTTCTCCAGCCACCGCAGCTCTTGCATGGCGCTCACTCATGTACTGGACGAAAGCATACCCTTTGTGAACGGAGCAGCCAACGATTTTCCCGTACTTGGAAAAAATAGCTTCAATGTCCACTTTTTTGACAATGGCTGTATTTAAATTGCCGATGAAAACCCTTGAGTTGATGGACTTGGGGTCATTCTTATTGGTAACATTGCTGGTCTGTGTTTTGCCCGTCATGGCTGGCTCACCTTGTTTTAatccttaaacaaacaaacaaataaaataatcagacaataaaataactaaattCAGTAGGTATCTCTGGCTTTGAACAGGTTTCAAATTGTCATCTGGAAATGCAAATCTCTGTACAAAACAgattgtcttgaaaagaaaagttAGTAATATCAAAGGTACACATCACTTGACTAAATCATATTGGGAAAATTCTCATAATTAatcacacacaatttaaaaaaaatgcctcagTTTTGTATCCAATGATCAGCCTCATATATGACTGAATATTTtgtactcattttatttttaagtataccTATATTTGctaaggaaatatttaaggaaTAAACCCTTTGATTCTGtgagaagaacaaaagaaaataaatgttcacATGTTTAAGTCTGACGAAAACGGATATTTAGTAGTATAAGCACTTTGAAGTGTTTGAGCACAGGCAGTACGCCACTATATGCTCTGCAATAAGCACACTGGTTATCTGCTTCGGCAAAGGAATCCTATGGTCAGAAGCCAACAATCAATTCCATTAAAggctaaggaaagaaagaagaacaggTTAATATCAGAAGCttgattatgattttttttttttttttttgcagaggaaagaaaaattagTTCTGTACACATTTGGTTGAACCAATAATGTATGCTATCACAGTTAAATGTAAGTAAAAAGACATACACAGCCATTATTCATCAATACTTAGAAAATTACACAGGAATACTGAAGCTTTTTTCCTCAGCCTCATTTTTAAGTAAACTCAATGAAGCTTTTGTTTGAAGACATTAAAATCCATAGCTGTATTTACTGAGTGTTGATGTTTTGCCA containing:
- the LOC131903386 gene encoding RNA-binding Raly-like protein is translated as MTGKTQTSNVTNKNDPKSINSRVFIGNLNTAIVKKVDIEAIFSKYGKIVGCSVHKGYAFVQYMSERHARAAVAGENARVIAGQPLGMNN